The following coding sequences are from one Nicotiana tomentosiformis chromosome 3, ASM39032v3, whole genome shotgun sequence window:
- the LOC104097020 gene encoding dual specificity protein kinase YAK1 homolog — protein MDEGSSSSKEQAAEETLSSSSSSWRPSQGVFGPYLPVLQPNAKPQSLRVVVRRPLVARLTKDIVETYRICNPQFNYSEELNPKRFLTSPSAGVLNDGYDNANSDLILSVNLELVNLDTKRRYLIKDMLGHGTFGQVAKCWVEETNRFLAVKVIKNQPAYYQQALVEVSILTTLNKKFDPDDKHHIVRIYDYFVYRRHLCIAFELLDTNLYELIKLNHFRGLSLSIVQLFSKQILRGLALMKDAAIIHCDLKPENILLCTSVKPAEVKIIDFGSACMEDRTVYSYIQSRYYRSPEVLLGYQYTTAIDMWSFGCIVAELFLGLPLFPGASEFDLLRRMIKILGGQPPDHILKDAKNTSKFFKFVGSISHEECGPGPLSRSSVYQALTEEEYEARESKKPVIGKEYFNHMNLEAIVRKYPYRKNLAEEDIIKESQIRLALIDFLRGLVEFDPAKRWSPVQASKHPFVTGEPFTCPYRPAPETPRLPVSQNVKVDHHPAGGHWFAAGLSPNIPGRNRVPVQSSPHYQVMQYAHVGSYGSLGSHGSYHDGAGLSSSYGSYGDSSNLHAFYSPAGPSGMHLYAQNGVSILGSSPDTRRFKQLPPGNGLGVSPGNFIPMSLGTSPSQFTPPNMYSQISAGSPGNYGPSSPSRGSCHGSPLGKMAAGSQYNRRKGWGYPGSYQSQEISSSSHWQGQVADGNNSSQANSPVFGGSLLHLHGNSNPRQQGSSSVTVGYSNAHNITSSSMQGGHTQFQKTQGVHDKTEGSNSLPDPADWDPNYSEELLLQEDSSEMSNLTSEFAKGMHLGQAAVSQEPLSGVRRPSQISNLNPSMSQRPTGQTQAFLPGEVGSPPSGHEPHAGYMHTMANPSYLMPHFAQSSPSRLGQQPLYRFNQGRPAVHYNESHAKAQSSHSTYNTDAPNSAPRNGASWGRRGSNPIPNIPPTSRTRKDYKRVV, from the exons ATGGATGAGGGCAGTAGTAGTTCTAAGGAACAGGCGGCAGAGGAAACcttatcatcatcatcgtcatcatggCGGCCCAGCCAGGGAGTGTTTGGTCCTTATTTGCCTGTTCTTCAGCCAAATGCTAAGCCCCAAAGTTTGCGGGTAGTTGTTAGAAGACCT TTGGTGGCAAGGTTGACTAAAGATATCGTTGAGACATACCGCATCTGCAATCCTCAGTTCAACTACTCTGAAGAATTGAATCCAAAGAGATTCCTGACTTCCCCATCGGCTGGAGTGTTGAATGATGGCTATGATAATGCAAACTCAGACCTCATTCTTTCGGTCAATCTTGAGTTGGTTAATTTGGACACAAAGAGAAG GTATCTTATCAAGGATATGCTTGGCCATGGAACTTTTGGTCAGGTTGCTAAGTGCTGGGTTGAAGAAACAAATAGATTTCTTGCTGTTAAGGTCATCAAGAATCAACCAGCTTATTATCAACAAGCACTTGTTGAAGTTTCTATCCTGACAACA tTAAATAAGAAGTTTGATCCTGATGATAAGCACCATATTGTTCGGATCTATGATTACTTTGTATATCGACGTCACTTGTGCATTGCGTTTGAACTGCTTGACACAAATCT GTATGAGCTTATAAAGTTGAACCATTTTAGAGGATTGTCACTGAGCATTGTCCAGTTGTTCTCGAAACAG ATATTGCGTGGATTAGCGCTTATGAAAGATGCTGCTATAATTCACTGTGATCTGAAGCCTGAGAACATTCTTTTATGCACAAG TGTGAAGCCAGCTGAAGTAAAAATTATAGACTTTGGATCAGCATGCATGGAGGATCGTACTGTTTACTCTTATATCCAG AGTCGATACTATCGGTCACCTGAAGTCCTTCTGGGATATCA ATATACCACTGCTATTGACATGTGGTCATTTGGGTGCATAGTTGCTGAATTATTTCTAGGGCTTCCACTGTTCCCAGGAGCTTCAGAATTTGATCTTCTGAGGAGAATGATTAAAATACTTGG GGGGCAACCCCCTGATCACATACTAAAGGACGCAAAAAACACCAGCAAGTTCTTCAAGTTTGTTGGGAGCATTAGTCATGAAGAGTGTGGACCAGGTCCTTTGAGCAGATCTAGTGTTTATCAAGCTTTGACAGAAGAAGAATATGAAGCT AGAGAGTCAAAAAAGCCAGTAATCGGGAAGGAGTATTTCAATCATATGAACCTTGAAGCAATTGTCAGAAAATATCCTTACAGGAAGAATTTGGCAGAGGAGGATATTATTAAAG AGAGTCAAATACGATTAGCACTAATAGACTTCTTGAGGGGGCTTGTGGAGTTTGATCCAGCTAAGCGATGGTCACCTGTGCAG GCATCAAAGCATCCTTTTGTGACTGGGGAGCCTTTCACATGTCCTTATAGACCTGCACCAGAGACACCTCGACTG CCTGTTTCTCAGAATGTTAAGGTGGATCATCACCCAGCTGGAGGCCATTGGTTTGCTGCTGGTCTATCCCCTAAT ATTCCAGGCAGGAATCGAGTGCCTGTGCAGAGCAGCCCTCATTATCAGGTTATGCAATATGCACATGTAGGTAGCTATGGTAGTCTAGGAAGTCATGGTAGCTACCACGATGGTGCTGGTCTTAGTAGCAGTTATGGAAGTTATGGTGATAGCAGTAATCTTCATGCATTTTATTCGCCTGCGGGTCCATCAGGCATGCATCTCTATGCACAGAATGGTGTATCAATTCTCGGGAGCAGTCCAGACACCAGGAGATTTAAGCAGCTCCCTCCTGGGAATGGGCTTGGTGTCAGCCCAGGAAATTTTATTCCTATGTCTCTTGGAACTAGCCCATCACAGTTTACTCCTCCCAACATGTATAGTCAGATCTCTGCTGGTTCTCCTGGAAATTATGGTCCTTCGTCACCATCAAGGGGTAGTTGTCATGGATCACCTTTAGGGAAGATGGCAGCAGGTAGCCAGTATAATAGAAGAAAAGGATGGGGATATCCTGGTAGCTACCAGTCTCAAGAAATATCATCATCCTCTCACTGGCAAGGGCAGGTTGCAGATGGCAACAACTCTAGCCAAGCCAATTCTCCTGTCTTTGGTGGCTCTCTATTGCATCTACACGGTAACTCAAATCCCAGACAGCAAGGATCAAGCAGTGTGACTGTTGGTTACTCTAATGCGCATAATATTACAAGTTCATCAATGCAAGGTGGGCATACACAATTCCAGAAAACTCAGGGTGTACATGATAAAACTGAGGGTAGTAACTCATTGCCTGATCCCGCCGATTGGGATCCCAATTACAG TGAAGAACTGCTTCTGCAAGAAGATAGCTCAGAAATGAGCAACTTAACAAGTGAATTCGCCAAGGGGATGCATCTTGGTCAAGCTGCAGTCTCCCAAGAACCATTGTCTGGAGTGAGAAGACCAAGCCAGATCTCAAATCTGAATCCCAGTATGTCTCAGAG ACCAACGGGGCAAACTCAAGCATTTTTACCTGGAGAGGTAGGAAGCCCTCCTTCAGGTCATGAGCCACATGCTGGATACATGCACACAATGGCAAATCCATCATATTTAATGCCTCATTTTGCACAAAGTTCTCCAAGCCGCTTGGGACAGCAGCCTCTTTACCGATTTAACCAGGGGAGACCAGCTGTTCATTACAATGAAAGTCATGCCAAGGCGCAGTCATCTCATTCTACCTATAATACAGATGCTCCAAATTCTGCTCCAAGGAATGGTGCATCATGGG GGCGTAGAGGAAGCAATCCTATTCCAAACATTCCACCAACTTCCAGGACAAGAAAAGACTACAAGAGAGTTGTTTAA
- the LOC104097018 gene encoding protein BOLA4, chloroplastic/mitochondrial, which translates to MTKALFVRPNVAALCIRRLSSSVQPRVPSLLKCVSISARSYRPMKLVPQIGSKIELFAGRRTFSTRATSDTGSIDSPLMESMQKKIKEQLNADSVIVKDAYGDGRHVSIDVVSSAFEGQSAVNRQRMVYKAIWEELQNTVHAVDQMTTKTPTEAGK; encoded by the exons ATGACGAAAGCGTTGTTTGTAAGGCCAAACGTGGCGGCGCTGTGTATCCGGCGACTGAGCAGCTCCGTTCAGCCACGTGTACCTTCATTGCTCAAATGCGTCTCTATTTCTGCTCGTTCCTACAGGCCGATGAAGCTCGTTCCCCAAATAGGTTCAAAGATTGAGCTTTTCGCTGGTCGTCGGACTTTCTCTACTCGTGCAACTAGCGATACTGGCTCGATTGATTCTCCTCTTATGGAGTCTATGCAGAAAAAG ATCAAGGAACAGTTGAATGCGGATTCAGTCATCGTTAAAGATGCTTATGGTGATGGTCGGCATGTCAG CATTGATGTAGTCTCTTCAGCTTTTGAGGGACAATCTGCTGTGAATAGGCAGAGGATGGTCTACAAAGCCATATGGGAAGAGCTTCAGAACACTGTGCATGCAGTTGACCAGATGACTACAAAAACACCGACCGAAGCTGGGAAGTGA